The genomic window ACACGGTGGAGAGCGTGGATGCCACTTACAATCGGCTCTGGTACTCCGTGACGAACATCAACCCGGCCGAGCCGTTCACTGGGACGGGCCGCGTTTGCTCCATCACGTTCAGCGGGCTGGCGGAAGGCACAACGGCCCTGCATTTCACATACGCCAAGGGTTCCACACGGGACGGCGATGCCTTGTACCCGACCACGGTGGATGGGGCGATTACCGTGCGCGGCCCCACGGACACGCCGACGCCTACGCCGACGAACACACCCACGGCCACCTCTGCGCCGACGGACACGCCGACAGCGACGCCGACGGCCACCTCTGCGCCCACGAACACACCCACGGCGACGCCCACGGCCACCTCTGCGCCCACGAACACACCCACGGCGACGCCCACGGCCACCTCTGCGCCGACGAACACACCCACGGCGACGCCGACGGCCACGGGCACGGCGACGCGGACCCCGACGCCGACGGCCACACCCACGGCGACCACCACCGGCACGGCGACACGGACCCCGACGGCGACCAACACGCCGACGGCCACGCCCACCACCGGTCCAGGGCGCACATTCTCCGGCTACGTGTACGAGGGGTATCCCAGCGACCATTCCCACCCCCTCGCCGGCGCCGGAGTTACGCTGTGGGGCAGCAATGACTCCACGTCGCCCTACGGCACATGGCTCGGCTACGTGCAGACCGGGCCGTCCGGGTATTTCCGGATTACTGCACCTGGCTCTGCCGTGTACACGTATTACAACATCGTGGAGACGAACCCGGCCGGCTACTATTCCACTGGCGCGGTGGCAGGCGCGGGCGGGGTTGTGAGGACGGCGGACTGGATTCAGTACACAGGCATTCCCGCGGGCACATACAGCGGCAACGAGTTCTACGACAGGCCAATGCCCACATCCACGCCAACGCCCACGTCCACGCCTACCTTGACGCCTACGGCCACACCCACCGGCACTCCCACGCGCACGCCTACATCCACCCCGACGGTTTCGCCCTCGCCGACGCCGACGCCAACGCACACGAGCACGCCTACGCTTTCGCCCACGGTAACGCCGACGCCGACGCCCACCGGCACCCCGACCCGGACAGCCATGCCGACGATCACGCCGACTCCTTCGGGCGTGATTGACGGCATCGTGTGGGAAGATGAGAACCGCAACGGGGCGCTGAACTGGGGCGAGCCTGGCATCGGCAACGTTACGGTGGACCTGTATCGCGACGAGGACGGCGACGGACTCCTCTCGGCGGCCGACATCTACCTGGAGACCACGACCACAACGCGGGCAAGCGGGTTCTTCGCCTTCAGCAACCTGCGGCGTGGGCGCTACCTAGTTACGGTGAGCGACAGGAACCATGTCCTGGACGGCTACCGCCGCACCACGCCGTCTGACCCCATCCCGGTGGAGTTGACAAGCGATCGGGCGGGGGTTGCGGTGATGTTCGGCTACGCACGGGTGCCCAAGTACGCGATCTACATGCCGGTGATCATCGTGAACTGGCCACAGGGAGCGGCGGCCGACGGCGCGTCGGCGACCCACGCGCCAGGAGGGTACGCGCCATGAGCAGGCGACTGGTAGCGGTGCGGCGCGGGTACGTGGCCCTGGCCACTGCCCTCGCGCTCTGTGCAATCGCTCTGACCCTCGGCGCGTCGGATGCGACCGTGCAGGGCCAATCGCAGGCGGGCGCGGTCCGTATTCTGCCCCTGCCTGCCCATGTGGACACGGGCGGCGTCGTAACGGTGGACGTGTGGCTTGAAAACGGCGCCAACTACTACGGCCTGGACCTGCGGCTGCTCTTTGACACATCGCGCTTGCAGGCCGTGTCCGACAGAGTTACGCCGCTGTGGGAGGTCTTTGACGCGAACGATCACTTCGTCATCAAGAACCAGGTGAACAACGCCACGGGGGAGATTTGGTACGCGGTAACGAACACCAACCCCGCCGAACCCTTCACCGGCACGGGGCGCATCTGCTCCATTACATTCATCGGAGTGGAGCCTGGCGCGGCGGTGCTGGATCTCTACTACGTGCAGGGTTCCACTCGCGATGGAGACGCGCTGCTCCCCAGACAGGTGGATGGCGCCATCATCGTAGGGTCTGTCCATCGGGTGTACATGCCCGCTGTGATGGCAGGCCCGTAATCCTGTTGGAGGAGGTCCCAGGTTCTGCCTGGGATTCCCCCTCGCCCCCTGGCCCCTGCTCCCCCGGGGGCCAGGGCTCCACCCTGGGGCGGCCTACCATGCCAGGGCTGCCCCAGGCCTTATCTCCGCGAGGCCCGGCGTTTGCTCACTTCTTCCAGCCAGGCGTCGGTGCCGACCTCGGCGCGGCGGATCAAGGCGCGGTACCTACGGGCGCCTTCCAGCGGGCTGTCCAGGGCCAGGAATGTGTGGCAGGCGAAATCTGGGCACAGCCCGCAGTGCTCCAGCCCCCTGTCCACCGCGCAGCAGCGGAACACCGGACATTCCGCCCCGTGGGGAAGCCCCAACTGGTAGGCGCATCCCTTGCATCCGCTTTGGAGTTCGGGGCAGTCCCCGCAGTACTTGCCGCACACGGCGGCCCATTTCCGGTCGTCTCTCATGGCCTCATCCTCTTGGGCGTACATTATAGGCCGGCGCCGCGCTTTGCACAACCGCGCGGGCGCAACTTGCCGCCGCCCGTCGTGTTGTACAGAATGCGGAAAGGGGGAAGACGATTGGACTGGGTACTTGTCGTGGTTTCGGCAGTGGCAGGGTATCTGCTGGGATCTTTCCCCACCGGATACCTGATGGGCAAGGCGCACCGCGTGGACATCCGCCGGTTCGGGAGCGGGCGCACCGGCGGCACCAACGTGCTGCGCACGCTGGGCTGGCTTCCGGCTCTCATCACGGCCGCGGTGGATGTGCTGAAGGGCATGGCGGCGGTCTGGCTGGCGAGGGCGCTCGGCGCTCCCGCCGCGGGCCATGCGGCGGCGGCGCTGTTCGCCGTGCTGGGGCACAACTACACGTTCACGCTGAAGTTCAAAGGCGGCGCGGGCGTGGCTCCGATGGTGGGGGCCACCGCCCTCTTGTCGTTCCCCGTGGCGGCGGCGCTGTTGCCGGTGGGGGTTGCGGTGATGGCCGTGTCGCGCTACGCCTCGTTAGGCTCGCTCACCCTGTCGGCGTTGTTTCCGCTGGGGATGGCGATCCAGTGGGTCGGCCACAGGGTGCCCTTCGCCTACCTCGCCGGCTCGGTGGTGATGAGCGTGGTGGTCATCCTGGCCCACCGCCCGAACATCCGGCGGCTCGTCCAGGGGACAGAGCGCAAGATCGGCCAGAGGGTTGCCGTGAGCAACACGGACGAACGCCAAGCGCCGCCGGGCGCCACAGGTTCACGCTAGGGCATCCGTCCGCGCCGCGAACCTGTCATGGGAGGAGGCTCGCCAGGCCGACGAGATCGCCTTCGTCGCCGACGCGCACGTCGGTTCGCACGGCGCCCGATCGGGCCAGCCGCTCCAGGCTGCGCTCCAGCCGCCAGCGTTCCCATCCGAACAGCCGCTGGAGTTGCACGGGCGACGCCACCCGCACCGTGGCCAGGTAGCGGGTGAGGATGGCGTCGGCGGCCTGGTTCTCCGAGATAACACGGGACTGCGCCACTACGTCGGGGAACTGTCGGATGAACAGGTCGTAGACATAACAGTAGCCCCAGCGGTTGGCGTCCGAAATCCCCACCTTGACGATCTTGAACCCCATCTGCAATTCGGCGATGGCGCGGTCAAAGCGCGGGGCGCTGTCCTTGCCCGCCAGGCGGGCCTCCCTGCGTAGGTGGCTAGTCGGCAGCGCGCCATGCGCCAGCAGGGCCTCGTACACGCGCTTGGCCTCCTCGCTGAGCCTGCCTTCTTCGTACTCCTGCAGGTAGTCGTCCAACTCGCCGAAGTTCCCCGACAGCGCATAGAAGTGGGGGGCCATGTCCAGCGCGATGAAGACGGGCTTCTTGCGGAGGAACTTGCCGTAGAGGATCGCCTTGCGCGCGGGGAGGGTGTCCTTCCACTCCCAGGTCAAGCCCAACTCGTAATCGTTGTGGTGTTCGGGGATAGACCGCTCGCCCCCGCAGATGGCGGCCCACAGGCTCGGCAGTTCCATGTCGGGGGCTGTGAACAGCGCCGCGAGACCCACATCGTTCAGGAAGGCGAGGGCCTCGTCTTCCGTCCGCACGCGCAGGCGGGGCAGTCGCCGGTATTTCTCATCTCGCCAGGCTAGGAGTTCTTCGGGGCTGAGTTGCACCATAGTCTGCGTTCCGTGTCGCTAGGCGCGTTCCCACAGGGATAACTGGTAGGGCGGGCGCTTGCCGTCCAGCAGGACGTAGGGGGCAGCCCGGTCGGCGTCCGCGCCCAGTTGCTTCAGGTCGCGCAGCGTTCGGATGCGGCCCTGCCGTCGCGCCCGAATCACCTGGGCTGCCGTCTTGGGGCCGATGCCCGGCACGCGAAGCAACTGCGACAACTCGGCGCGGTTCACCTCCACCGGAAAGTGCTGGGGATGGCGCATCGCCCATGCGGCCTTCGGGTCGGTGGACAGCGCGAGAAAGCCGGCGCCGTCAAAGGGCAGTTCGTCCAGCGCGAACCCGTACTGGCGCAGCAGGAAGTCGCATTGGTACAGTCGGTGCTCGCGGAGCGGGGGCGTCGGCAGCAGTTCGGCCAGCGGCGTCCCTGGCTGGGGCTGGAACGCGCTGTAGTAAACGCGCGACAGGCCGAATTGTCGGTACAGATGGGCCGCGGTGCGGAGAATCTCCTCGTCGGATTCCTGCGCGGCGCCCACCACCAACTGGGTGGTCTGGCTCACGGCGCTCAACCCTTCGGCGCTCTGGCGAATCTCATGCACCCAGCGCATCATCTGGAGGAGACCGCCGAAGTAGTCCTTGTCGGGCGCGATGCGGCTCAACCGCTCTGGGTCCGGCGCTTCCAGGTTCACCGAGACGCGGTCGGCCAGGCGCATGGCCTGCTCCACGTGGGCGCGGCTGGAGCCGGGGAGTATCTTCAGGTGGATGTAGCCGCGGAAGCCCTGCTTTCGCCGCACCAGTTCGGCGGTGGCGAGCATGCGATCCATGGAGCGGATGGCAGACCCCGCCACGCCCGAACTGAGGAACAGCCCTTGCACGCGCCCTCGGAGCGCCAGTTCCTCAAAGGCGCGCGCCAGTTCGTCGGGCGAGAAGGCAATGCGGCGGACGTCGTTGCTGCGGCGGGTGGCGCAGTAGTAGCAGTCGTTCTCGCAGACATTGGTCTGCAGGACCTTGAGCAGGGCCACCTTCTTGCCGTCGGGCATCACGGCGGGGTAAATCCAGCGCCCGATGTCGTCCTTGCGGCGGCCCGCCTCCGTGCCACATGCGCCGCAGCACAGGTCGTATCGGGCCTCTTCGCCCAGGGCCGAGAGTTTCTCCAGCGTATCCATCTCCAGCCTCCGGAACGCCTCTGGAGATAGTATACGAACATTTGTGCTAGTTGTCAAATCGCGTTGGCCCCACCAGGCCAGGATCCGGCACGCCGCGCCGCTACCGGTACACGGGCGTGCACCAATGGCGATACTTGGCCACCTTGCCGCGCACGATGTCAAAGTACAGGTTGTATATCTTCTGGGTGATGGGGCCCATCTTGCCGTCGCCGATGACGCGATGGTCAATCTCCACGATAGGCTCAATCTGGACGCCGGTGCCGCAGAAGAACGCCTCGTCTACGGTGTACAGTTCACTGCGGTCCACGTGGCGTACCTCGGTTTCCAGGCCGAATTCGGCGCGGGCGATTTCCATCACCGTCTCGCGGGTGATGCCTTCTAGGATGTCGTCGGTAACCGGAGGGGTGATGAGTTTGCCGTTGCGCACCAGGAACAGGTTCTCGGCGCTGCCCTCCGAGACGTGCCCGTCGTGGGTCAGGACGATGGCTTCGTCGCAGCCGGCCATGGCCGCGGCGGTCTTGGACAGGGCCGAGTTGATGTAGGAGCCGGTGATCTTGGCGCGCGCCGGGATGGCGTTGTCGTCCACCCTGCGCCACGGGGAGATCATCACGCGCGCGCCGAGTTCGCCCTCAATGTACCGCCCGAACGGCACCGCGAACATGGCGAACTCGTCCGTCAGGTTGTGGAGCCGCACGCCGATGATCTCGTCGGCCTTGTAGGCAATGGGGCGAATGTAGCAATCCTCGCGATAGCCCTCGCGGCGTAGGAGTTCCACCAGCAAGTCGCTCAACTCTTCGGGTGAGTAGGGAAGGCGGATGTGCAGAATCTTGCACGAGCGATGCAGGCGCTGGAAATGCTCCAGCAGGCGGAATACGAACAGTTGGTTCTCGTCGGCGTTCCAGTAGGCGCGGATTCCCTCAAAGCAGCCGGTGCCGTAGTTGAAGGCGTGGGTCATGATGCTGACTTTGGCATTCTCAATCGGGACAAAGTTGCCTTTGAAGAACGCGTACTTGGGCATTGCCGCCTCCTTTTTCTTTTGTTTGGAACCCGATGTATGTTACCCCAGGCGTGGGCCTGGGTCAACTTCCGGTCGGCGCGCGGTGGTCTGCTCCTCCTACTTCGCTTCGCCCGGCCTGCACGCGCTTGGCCATGAGGATGTCAGGCTTGCCAGGGCCGTTGGCGTCGGGCACGACCCCTGCGATGACGAAGCCGACCTTCTGGTAGAACTCGTAGGGGTGGGCGCGCAGGTTGCGGATGCGGGCCAGATGCCCCAGCAGATCGTCGTACAAATCCACGCCCGCAAGACTCGTCATGCCGTCTTCGTCGTCGGTGCCGACCCACAGGGTCAGCGCCCCCCGTTCGGCGGCCAGCGCCTCCAGGTCGGCCAGCAGCGCCCGCCCGATTCCCCGCCTCTGGTGGTGCGGGTGCACGACGAGGGGATGCACCTCCCACACATTCCCGCCGTAGCCGGGAATCCCGCCGACCCAGCCCAGGATGATGCCGTTCTCCACGGCGATGCGGCTGACGCGGCCCTCGCCGAAGGATTCGCGCACTTCCCGCAGCGCGGATTTCATGTCCGGCCAGGCGGTGGGCCAGTGCTCGCGGAACGCGGCGACAAGCAGCGCCGCTGCCTGCCGAACGGCATCCCAATCATCCGGCCGCAGGTCTGTGATCTCCATCGGCGGACTCCTTCTGCAACAGGACAAGCAGGTAATCGCGCACTTCGGTCAACGACGGGAAGACGCGGTGCGCCAGCGCCACGGTTTCGGCCAAGGGCGGCTTCAGGTCGGGGATGAGGATGGGAACCATGCCGGCAGCATGCGCCGCGCGGATGCCCGCGTCGGAATCCTCCAGCACGATGCAGGCGCGGGCGGGCACCCCAAGGCGCTCCGCGGCCAGCAGGAAGACATCGGGCGCGGGCTTGCCGGCGGGCACCTCATCGCCGCACACGAGGACGTCAAACCGCCCCAAGAGGTGGGTCAACTGCAACTTCTGGATAACGAGGGGGCGATGGGTGGAACTGGCGACGGCCTTGCGGATGCCGCGCTCGTCCAGGAAGTCCAGCAGCGCGTGCAGGCCGGGCTTGGTGGGAATCCCGCTGCGCAGCATGGCCTCTTCCAGGTACTGTTGCTTGCGCGCGTAGGCTTCGTCAACGGGCAGCGCCGGCCCGTAGGCGCGGGCCAGAATGGCTTTGGTGTCGGCCTGTTCACGGCCGATGAGTTGGAAGTACAGGCCATCGGGCAGCGCCAGCCCCCAGTCGCCCAGGGCGCGCCGCCACGCCTCCCGCGCCATGCGCTCCGAATCCAGCATCAGCCCGTCCATGTCAAAAATCACGGCCGCGCAGATCACGCCCTCCTCCGATGCCTGCTCCAGCGCCCCACGCGTTAGCCTCGCACGAAGTGGGGCATCGTCGCGGGGATTTCCAGCGAGAGTTCCACAAACCCGCGGTATTCGCCGTCCTGGTACCAGGGGGCCTGGTAGATGAGTTTGTGAATGCCCTTTTTCTCAATGGTGTACACGTTGGGGGTGCCCGATTCCAGCAGGCTGCGCAGTTTGCTGCGGGCAGGCTCCGGATGGCAGTCCAGGACGTTATGGCCGATGAGGGCGCGCCCGCCGTCGGCTGCGAAGACCTGGGCGGCCCGGTCGTTCATGTCCAGGATGGTGCCATCCC from Chloroflexota bacterium includes these protein-coding regions:
- a CDS encoding DUF3795 domain-containing protein — translated: MRDDRKWAAVCGKYCGDCPELQSGCKGCAYQLGLPHGAECPVFRCCAVDRGLEHCGLCPDFACHTFLALDSPLEGARRYRALIRRAEVGTDAWLEEVSKRRASRR
- the plsY gene encoding glycerol-3-phosphate 1-O-acyltransferase PlsY; the encoded protein is MDWVLVVVSAVAGYLLGSFPTGYLMGKAHRVDIRRFGSGRTGGTNVLRTLGWLPALITAAVDVLKGMAAVWLARALGAPAAGHAAAALFAVLGHNYTFTLKFKGGAGVAPMVGATALLSFPVAAALLPVGVAVMAVSRYASLGSLTLSALFPLGMAIQWVGHRVPFAYLAGSVVMSVVVILAHRPNIRRLVQGTERKIGQRVAVSNTDERQAPPGATGSR
- a CDS encoding winged helix DNA-binding domain-containing protein, which codes for MVQLSPEELLAWRDEKYRRLPRLRVRTEDEALAFLNDVGLAALFTAPDMELPSLWAAICGGERSIPEHHNDYELGLTWEWKDTLPARKAILYGKFLRKKPVFIALDMAPHFYALSGNFGELDDYLQEYEEGRLSEEAKRVYEALLAHGALPTSHLRREARLAGKDSAPRFDRAIAELQMGFKIVKVGISDANRWGYCYVYDLFIRQFPDVVAQSRVISENQAADAILTRYLATVRVASPVQLQRLFGWERWRLERSLERLARSGAVRTDVRVGDEGDLVGLASLLP
- a CDS encoding radical SAM protein, with the translated sequence MDTLEKLSALGEEARYDLCCGACGTEAGRRKDDIGRWIYPAVMPDGKKVALLKVLQTNVCENDCYYCATRRSNDVRRIAFSPDELARAFEELALRGRVQGLFLSSGVAGSAIRSMDRMLATAELVRRKQGFRGYIHLKILPGSSRAHVEQAMRLADRVSVNLEAPDPERLSRIAPDKDYFGGLLQMMRWVHEIRQSAEGLSAVSQTTQLVVGAAQESDEEILRTAAHLYRQFGLSRVYYSAFQPQPGTPLAELLPTPPLREHRLYQCDFLLRQYGFALDELPFDGAGFLALSTDPKAAWAMRHPQHFPVEVNRAELSQLLRVPGIGPKTAAQVIRARRQGRIRTLRDLKQLGADADRAAPYVLLDGKRPPYQLSLWERA
- a CDS encoding branched-chain amino acid transaminase, with translation MPKYAFFKGNFVPIENAKVSIMTHAFNYGTGCFEGIRAYWNADENQLFVFRLLEHFQRLHRSCKILHIRLPYSPEELSDLLVELLRREGYREDCYIRPIAYKADEIIGVRLHNLTDEFAMFAVPFGRYIEGELGARVMISPWRRVDDNAIPARAKITGSYINSALSKTAAAMAGCDEAIVLTHDGHVSEGSAENLFLVRNGKLITPPVTDDILEGITRETVMEIARAEFGLETEVRHVDRSELYTVDEAFFCGTGVQIEPIVEIDHRVIGDGKMGPITQKIYNLYFDIVRGKVAKYRHWCTPVYR
- a CDS encoding GNAT family N-acetyltransferase, yielding MEITDLRPDDWDAVRQAAALLVAAFREHWPTAWPDMKSALREVRESFGEGRVSRIAVENGIILGWVGGIPGYGGNVWEVHPLVVHPHHQRRGIGRALLADLEALAAERGALTLWVGTDDEDGMTSLAGVDLYDDLLGHLARIRNLRAHPYEFYQKVGFVIAGVVPDANGPGKPDILMAKRVQAGRSEVGGADHRAPTGS
- a CDS encoding HAD family phosphatase codes for the protein MICAAVIFDMDGLMLDSERMAREAWRRALGDWGLALPDGLYFQLIGREQADTKAILARAYGPALPVDEAYARKQQYLEEAMLRSGIPTKPGLHALLDFLDERGIRKAVASSTHRPLVIQKLQLTHLLGRFDVLVCGDEVPAGKPAPDVFLLAAERLGVPARACIVLEDSDAGIRAAHAAGMVPILIPDLKPPLAETVALAHRVFPSLTEVRDYLLVLLQKESADGDHRPAAG
- a CDS encoding PAS domain-containing protein, whose amino-acid sequence is MPLPDWIKEFPGAITVCDRDGTILDMNDRAAQVFAADGGRALIGHNVLDCHPEPARSKLRSLLESGTPNVYTIEKKGIHKLIYQAPWYQDGEYRGFVELSLEIPATMPHFVRG